Genomic window (Streptomyces yatensis):
CATTCGCATGCCCCAGTCAGCCCCACCTCGCGTCGCGGAACGTCTGAGCGCCGCGCCGTCCGGCACGCCGCTCCCGCGGGAGGTCGGCGGTGGCTTCGTGGCGGTGCTCGCGTTCTGCGGTATCGCCGTGTCCGTCATGCAGACGCTGGTCGTTCCGCTCGTCACCGAGCTGCCCCAGCTGCTGCACACCACCAGCTCCAACGCGTCCTGGGTGGTCACCGCCACCCTGCTCGCCGGCGCCGTCTCCACCCCGGTCATGGGCCGGCTCGGGGACATGTTCGGCAAGCGCCGGATGCTGATGGTCGCGTTGGCGCTGATGGTTATCGGCTCGCTGACCTGCGCCGTCACCTCCGACCTGGTGGTGATGGTGATCGGCCGGGCCATCCAGGGCGGGGCCATGGGGGCCATTCCGCTCGGCATCAGCATCATGCGGGACGAGCTGCCGCCGCAGAAGCTGGGCTCGGCGATGGCTCTGATGAGCTCGTCGCTGGGCATCGGCGGTGCGCTGGGGCTGCCCGCCGCCGCGTTCGTGGCGCAGCACACCAGCTGGCATGTGCTCTTCTACGGGGCCGCGGGGCTGGGCCTGATATCGATCGCCCTGGTGCTCACCGTCATCCCGGAGTCCTCCGTCCGCACCCCCAGCCGCTTCGACGTCATCGGCGCGCTCGGGCTGACGGCCGGACTCGTCTGTCTGCTGCTGCCCATCACCAAGGGCGGTGACTGGGGTTGGACGAGCGGCACCACGCTCGGGCTGTTCGGCGCGGCCGTGGTGATCCTGCTGCTGTGGGGCGTCTTCGAGCTGCGCACCGCCGAGCCGCTGGTCGATCTGCGGACCACGGCGCGGCGTCAGGTGCTGCTCACCAATCTCACCTCGATCATGGTCGGCTTCTCGTTCTACGCGATGTCGCTGATCCTTCCGCAGCTGCTGCAGCTGCCGAAGGCCACCGGCTACGGCCTGGGCCAGTCGATGGTCATGGCGGGGCTCTACTTCGCCCCGATGGGCGTGGCGATGATGCTGGTCTCGCCGCTGTCCGCGCGGATCAACGCCGCGAAGGGGCCGAAGGTCTCGCTGGTCCTCGGGCTGATCGTGATCGGCGCGACGTACGGCGCGGGCCTGGTGATGATGGACTACATCTGGCAGATCGTGGTGCTGTCCACCGCGCTCGGCATCGGCATCGGCATCGCGTACTCGGCGATGCCCACGCTCATCGTCAGCGCCGTTCCGGCCGCCGAGACGGGGGCGGCGAACGGGCTCAACACCCTCATGCGGTCCATC
Coding sequences:
- a CDS encoding MFS transporter, whose product is MPQSAPPRVAERLSAAPSGTPLPREVGGGFVAVLAFCGIAVSVMQTLVVPLVTELPQLLHTTSSNASWVVTATLLAGAVSTPVMGRLGDMFGKRRMLMVALALMVIGSLTCAVTSDLVVMVIGRAIQGGAMGAIPLGISIMRDELPPQKLGSAMALMSSSLGIGGALGLPAAAFVAQHTSWHVLFYGAAGLGLISIALVLTVIPESSVRTPSRFDVIGALGLTAGLVCLLLPITKGGDWGWTSGTTLGLFGAAVVILLLWGVFELRTAEPLVDLRTTARRQVLLTNLTSIMVGFSFYAMSLILPQLLQLPKATGYGLGQSMVMAGLYFAPMGVAMMLVSPLSARINAAKGPKVSLVLGLIVIGATYGAGLVMMDYIWQIVVLSTALGIGIGIAYSAMPTLIVSAVPAAETGAANGLNTLMRSIGMSTSSAVVGVILAHQTTDFGGVPLPSKDGFQTSFLVACAASVGGLLIALFLPARRRAGLAGSAPVATSAPAPATDSAPVADSAPVAVPALVGAPAASTATETATGTTTDSATEAGDLAYADYAAEDVSALTGGVIHGRVLGPGGTPLADAAITLIDTGGRQLGRTVTGRDGRYRVPAPDTASVVLIGSATGYQPQAATLLVTDLPVVCDLRLSGGGGLTGSVRAVGGEPLAGATATATGPEGEVAATATADEKGEFALPELTPGTYTLTVAAAGHRPYATQVALAVGEPVRVDAELPPAARVRGTVRDRGGRPLGDTRVSLLDASGDVVGQVITGDDGAFGFEALTGDHYTVVASGYAPATRQITVGGAAGTERRDVDFLLGHGEE